The following proteins are co-located in the Meriones unguiculatus strain TT.TT164.6M chromosome 4, Bangor_MerUng_6.1, whole genome shotgun sequence genome:
- the Tbl2 gene encoding transducin beta-like protein 2 isoform X2, translating into MELPQMPELVGLSVLVGLLALVATAAVARGWLRAEEDKASQPVCQKANESKKSGSKKQKQSQRVRKEKPQQHNFTHHLLAAALKSHSGNISCMDFSSNGKYLATCADDRTVRIWSTKEFLQREHHSMRANVELDHATLVRFSPDCRAFIVWLANGDTLRVFKMTKREEGGFTFTATPEDFPKKHKAPIVNIGIADTGKFIMTASSDTTVLIWNLKGQVLSTINTNQMNNTYAVISPCSRFVGSCGFTPDVKVWEVCFGKKGEFQEVLRAFELKGHSASVHSFAFSNDSRRMASVSKDGTWKLWDTNVEYKKQQDPYLLRTGRFEEASTMPCRLALSPDTHVLALATGTSIHLFNTRHGEKEECFECVHGECITDLTFDITGRFLASCGDRVVRVFHNTPGHRAVVEEMQGLLKRASSESTRQRLQQQLTQAQETLKSLSALKK; encoded by the exons GCCAGAAAGCAAATGAATCCAAGAAGTCAGgatccaagaagcagaaacagaGTCAGAGGGTTCGCAAGGAGAAGCCTCAGCAGCACAACTTCACCCACCACCTTCTGGCCGCGGCACTGAAG AGCCACAGTGGGAATATATCTTGCATGGACTTCAGCAGCAATGGCAAGTATCTGGCCACTTGTGCAGATGACCGTACTGTCCGTATCTGGAGCACCAAAGAGTTTCTTCAGCGGGAACACCACAGCATGCGAGCCAATGTGGAGCTGGACCATGCCACCTTAGTGCGCTTCAGCCCTGACTGCAG AGCCTTCATTGTTTGGCTGGCCAATGGAGATACCCTTCGTGTCTTTAAGATGACCAAACGAGAAGAAGGGGGCTTTACTTTCACCGCCACCCCAGAGGATTTCCCTAAAAAGCACAAGGCACCCATTGTCAACATTGGCATTGCTGACACAG GGAAGTTCATCATGACAGCCTCCAGTGACACGACTGTCCTCATCTGGAACCTAAAAGGTCAGGTGCTGTCCACCATCAACACCAACCAGATGAACAACACTTACGCTGTTATCTCTCCGTGTAGCAG GTTTGTGGGTTCGTGTGGCTTCACCCCAGATGTGAAGGTCTGGGAGGTCTGCTtcgggaagaagggggagttccAGGAGGTGCTGCGTGCCTTTGAACTGAAGGGCCACTCTGCATCTGTCCATTCTTTCGCCTTCTCCAACGACTCTCGGAG GATGGCCTCTGTCTCCAAGGATGGCACATGGAAGCTGTGGGACACCAATGTGGAATACAAGAAGCAGCAGGACCCCTACTTGTTAAGGACAGGCCGATTTGAAGAGGCAAGCACCATGCCTTGCCGCCTGGCACTCTCCCCTGACACCCATGTCCTGGCCTTGGCCACTGGCACCAGTATTCATCTCTTCAACACGAGGCatggggagaaggaggagtgCTTTGAGTGTGTCCATGGGGAGTGTATTACTGATTTGACTTTTGACATCACTGGCCGCTTCCTGGCCTCCTGTGGGGACCGTGTGGTTCGGGTCTTCCACAACACCCCTGGCCACCGGGCTGTGGTGGAGGAGATGCAGGGCCTCCTGAAGCGGGCATCCAGTGAGAGTACCCGCCAGAGGCTGCAGCAGCAGCTGACCCAGGCCCAGGAGACCCTAAAGAGCCTCAGTGCCCTGAAGAAGTGA
- the Tbl2 gene encoding transducin beta-like protein 2 isoform X3 — protein sequence MDFSSNGKYLATCADDRTVRIWSTKEFLQREHHSMRANVELDHATLVRFSPDCRAFIVWLANGDTLRVFKMTKREEGGFTFTATPEDFPKKHKAPIVNIGIADTGKFIMTASSDTTVLIWNLKGQVLSTINTNQMNNTYAVISPCSRFVGSCGFTPDVKVWEVCFGKKGEFQEVLRAFELKGHSASVHSFAFSNDSRRMASVSKDGTWKLWDTNVEYKKQQDPYLLRTGRFEEASTMPCRLALSPDTHVLALATGTSIHLFNTRHGEKEECFECVHGECITDLTFDITGRFLASCGDRVVRVFHNTPGHRAVVEEMQGLLKRASSESTRQRLQQQLTQAQETLKSLSALKK from the exons ATGGACTTCAGCAGCAATGGCAAGTATCTGGCCACTTGTGCAGATGACCGTACTGTCCGTATCTGGAGCACCAAAGAGTTTCTTCAGCGGGAACACCACAGCATGCGAGCCAATGTGGAGCTGGACCATGCCACCTTAGTGCGCTTCAGCCCTGACTGCAG AGCCTTCATTGTTTGGCTGGCCAATGGAGATACCCTTCGTGTCTTTAAGATGACCAAACGAGAAGAAGGGGGCTTTACTTTCACCGCCACCCCAGAGGATTTCCCTAAAAAGCACAAGGCACCCATTGTCAACATTGGCATTGCTGACACAG GGAAGTTCATCATGACAGCCTCCAGTGACACGACTGTCCTCATCTGGAACCTAAAAGGTCAGGTGCTGTCCACCATCAACACCAACCAGATGAACAACACTTACGCTGTTATCTCTCCGTGTAGCAG GTTTGTGGGTTCGTGTGGCTTCACCCCAGATGTGAAGGTCTGGGAGGTCTGCTtcgggaagaagggggagttccAGGAGGTGCTGCGTGCCTTTGAACTGAAGGGCCACTCTGCATCTGTCCATTCTTTCGCCTTCTCCAACGACTCTCGGAG GATGGCCTCTGTCTCCAAGGATGGCACATGGAAGCTGTGGGACACCAATGTGGAATACAAGAAGCAGCAGGACCCCTACTTGTTAAGGACAGGCCGATTTGAAGAGGCAAGCACCATGCCTTGCCGCCTGGCACTCTCCCCTGACACCCATGTCCTGGCCTTGGCCACTGGCACCAGTATTCATCTCTTCAACACGAGGCatggggagaaggaggagtgCTTTGAGTGTGTCCATGGGGAGTGTATTACTGATTTGACTTTTGACATCACTGGCCGCTTCCTGGCCTCCTGTGGGGACCGTGTGGTTCGGGTCTTCCACAACACCCCTGGCCACCGGGCTGTGGTGGAGGAGATGCAGGGCCTCCTGAAGCGGGCATCCAGTGAGAGTACCCGCCAGAGGCTGCAGCAGCAGCTGACCCAGGCCCAGGAGACCCTAAAGAGCCTCAGTGCCCTGAAGAAGTGA